In a genomic window of Streptomyces noursei ATCC 11455:
- the kdpC gene encoding potassium-transporting ATPase subunit KdpC, producing MARTTLPTALRHHLAALRILLALTVITGIGYPLLVTGIAQAGLAEQANGSLLTTHGTTVASRLIGQNFALPARHPGDPHEVPRPDPGWFQPRPSAGGYDPGNSGASNLGPTNPLLTATVRARRAALAAFDGVPPAAVPADAVTGSGSGLDPAISPAYAYQQVRRVARARRLTPARVRRLVTRQLHGRDLGFLGQPYVNVVELNQALAEEARPDRAGLRRAPG from the coding sequence ATGGCGCGCACCACCCTTCCCACCGCACTCCGCCACCATCTGGCGGCGCTGCGGATCCTGCTCGCGCTCACCGTGATCACCGGCATCGGCTACCCCCTCCTCGTCACCGGCATCGCCCAGGCCGGCCTCGCCGAACAGGCCAACGGCTCCCTGCTGACGACGCACGGCACCACCGTGGCCTCGCGCCTGATCGGCCAGAACTTCGCCCTCCCCGCGCGCCACCCCGGCGACCCGCACGAGGTTCCGCGCCCCGACCCCGGCTGGTTCCAACCCCGGCCGTCCGCCGGCGGCTACGACCCCGGCAACTCCGGCGCCAGCAACCTCGGCCCCACCAATCCGCTGCTCACCGCGACCGTCCGGGCCCGCCGCGCCGCGCTCGCCGCGTTCGACGGCGTACCCCCGGCGGCCGTCCCGGCGGACGCCGTCACCGGCAGCGGCTCCGGCCTCGACCCGGCGATCTCCCCGGCCTACGCGTACCAGCAGGTCCGGCGCGTGGCGCGGGCCCGCCGGCTGACCCCCGCCCGGGTCCGGCGCCTGGTCACCCGACAGCTGCACGGGCGGGACCTGGGCTTCCTCGGCCAGCCGTACGTCAACGTCGTGGAGCTGAACCAGGCGTTGGCGGAGGAGGCACGTCCGGACCGCGCCGGTCTCAGGCGCGCACCGGGCTGA
- a CDS encoding COG4280 domain-containing protein — translation MGATYGLVAAVFLASVVEAVEALTIVMAMGMTRGWKSAWAGTAAAAAALAVFTVAAGYALATWLPKAALQLTVGALLLVFGLQWLRKAVLRGAGLKPHHDEESAFAEQTSAALGAGRTTRFGLDWFAFTVSLKGVFLEGVEIVFIVITFGTSAHDVPVAAGTAAVAAVCVAIAGFFAHRPLSRVPENTLKYGVGLLLAGFGTYWAVAGLGVFAPGGQSLAWLGHDRAIPVLIAAWFGVSRLLIRIAPAVAGPRPHPTASDRIDRGAP, via the coding sequence ATGGGCGCGACATACGGACTCGTGGCGGCGGTCTTTCTCGCCTCGGTGGTCGAGGCGGTGGAGGCGCTGACCATCGTCATGGCGATGGGCATGACCCGCGGCTGGAAGTCCGCCTGGGCCGGCACCGCGGCCGCCGCCGCGGCCCTCGCGGTCTTCACCGTCGCGGCGGGCTACGCCCTGGCCACCTGGCTGCCCAAGGCGGCGCTCCAACTGACCGTGGGCGCCCTGCTGCTGGTCTTCGGCCTGCAGTGGCTGCGCAAGGCGGTCCTCCGCGGCGCGGGGCTCAAGCCGCACCACGACGAGGAGTCGGCCTTCGCCGAGCAGACCTCCGCGGCCCTGGGTGCCGGCCGGACCACCCGTTTCGGCCTGGACTGGTTCGCGTTCACGGTCTCGCTCAAGGGCGTCTTCCTGGAGGGGGTGGAGATCGTCTTCATCGTGATCACCTTCGGCACCAGCGCCCACGACGTGCCGGTGGCCGCCGGCACCGCGGCCGTCGCCGCGGTCTGTGTGGCGATCGCCGGGTTCTTCGCCCACCGACCGCTCTCCCGCGTCCCCGAGAACACCCTCAAGTACGGTGTCGGACTGCTGCTGGCCGGCTTCGGCACCTACTGGGCCGTGGCCGGGCTCGGCGTCTTCGCACCCGGCGGGCAGAGCCTCGCGTGGCTCGGCCACGACCGGGCGATCCCGGTGCTGATCGCGGCCTGGTTCGGCGTCAGCCGACTGCTGATCCGGATCGCGCCGGCCGTCGCCGGGCCCCGTCCGCACCCGACCGCATCCGACCGCATCGACCGAGGAGCCCCGTGA